The following is a genomic window from Caldanaerobius fijiensis DSM 17918.
CCTTTTTGCATCGTTCTGTGGATATAGCTGTAAAAGCAGGTTTGAACAGAGATAAAATCATAATAGATCCCGGGATAGGCTTTGGCAAGAGTCCGGAACAAAACCTGTACGTCATGAAACACCTTTCGGAATTTAAAAGTCTTGGTTTACCGATACTGCTTGGTACATCGCGCAAATCCATGATAGGGCATGTGCTTGAATTGCCGGTGGGTGATAGGATTGAAGGCACAGCGGCAACAGTTGCATATGGTATAACACAGGGTGTGGATATAGTAAGGGTGCATGACGTTAAAGAAATGGCCAGGGTCGCCAGGATGACAGATGCTATGGTAAGGTAGTGATTTTTATGCCGATTGCTTATTTAAGTATAGGTTCCAATCTGGGAGATAGATACGGATTTTTAAAAAAAGCTATAGCAGCCCTTCAAGATGCCGGCATAGAAATAGTAAGATGTTCTTCTGTTTATGAGACCATTCCCGTAGGGTATATAGAGCAACCAAATTTCTTAAACGCTGTTCTGGAGGTGCAGACAAATTATTCTCCACACCAGTTACTGGATATTATACATGCCGTGGAAAGGGATCTGGGAAGGCAGCGAAATATACGTTGGGGACCTAGGACTATTGATATAGATATACTTCTGTATGATGAAATATATGTATCGGATGAGGATCTGGTTATTCCCCATCCAGAGATGTTGAAGAGAGCGTTTGTACTGGTGCCCCTTGGCGAAATCCGCCCTGATATAGTATTGAATAAAAAACCTGTTGCATATTATATAGATTTATTAAAAGAACAGGGTATAAAAAAGCTCAAAAACTTGCCACTATTGTAGATATGGTGGTATAATAATTACAATGGGTGAATATTTGGCTAAAAATTTTGACAGAAGAGAGGCGCTACAATACAAACAAGATCACATGAGTATAGAATGGAGGTATGAGTTGTGGGTATTGAGCAGAAGATAGAAGAGCTTCGGGCCAGAAGAGAGGCCATTGAAAAAGGCGGAGGCGATCAAAAAATTGAAAAACAGCACGCCGCTGGCAAGTTTACAGCCAGAGAACGTCTTCAAATGCTTTTTGACGAAGGATCGTTTGTAGAGCTGGATGCCTTCGTGGAGCACAGGAGCACAGATTTTAACATGGCCAATACAAAAGCTCCGGGAGAGGGTGTTGTTACCGGATACGGGACAGTAAATGGCCAGCTGGTATACGCGTATGCCCAGGATTTTACGGTAATAGGTGGTTCTTTAGGCGAGATGCATGCCAAGAAGATCTGTAAGGTGCTCGATCTCGCCATGAAGACGGGCGCACCTATTGTGGGTATAAATGACTCGGGAGGTGCCAGGATTCAGGAAGGCGTAGATGCATTATCGGGGTACGGAAGCATATTTTACAGAAATACCATGGCGTCGGGGGTAATACCTCAGATAACAGTTATCATGGGTCCATGCGCTGGTGGCGCTGTATATTCGCCTGCGTTGACTGATTTTATAATTATGGTTGATAAGACCAGCCAGATGTTTATAACAGGACCACAGGTGATAAAGGCCGTTACAGGCGAAGATGTCACAGCAGAAGAGTTGGGAGGCGCTATTACCCATAATACAAAGAGTGGTGTAGCGCATCTGGTGGGTTCTGATGAAAAAAGCGCTATCGCGCTGGTTAAAAAGCTTTTAAGCTATTTACCACCGAATAATTTAGAGGAAGCTCCCTATTACAGCACTGATGATGATTTGAACAGGATAGAGGAATCTTTAAACGATATATTACCGGATAATAGCAATAAACCTTATGATATGAAGGAGATCATAACAAAGATCGTTGACAATGGTGACTTTTTTGAAATTCAGCCTTTCTTTGCGCAGAATATCATAGTGGGATTTGGTCGGCTGAATGGCAGGACAGTAGGCATTGTTGCTAATCAGCCCAAGGTATTTGCAGGGAGCCTTGACATCAATGCCTCTGATAAGGCTGCGAGGTTTATAAGGGTATGCGATGCATTTAATATTCCGCTTCTAAATCTGGTGGATGTCCCTGGATTCCTTCCAGGAACGGATCAAGAATACGGGGGAATCATAAGGCATGGTGCCAAGATGCTGTACGCTTATTCTGAAGCGTCGGTACCCAAGGTTACAATGATAATAAGGAAGGCTTATGGTGGAGCTTATATAGCTATGTGCAGCAAAGAACTGGGCGCTGATGTGGTTTATGCGTGGCCTACGGCGGAAATAGCTGTTATGGGACCTGAAGGAGCAGCTAATATCGTGTTTAGAAAAGAGATAGAGGAATCAGAAGATCCTGTTGCCACCAGACAGCAGAAGATAGAGGAATACAGGTCCGAATTTGCCAACCCCTATAGGGCAGCTGCCAGAGGATATGTAGATGACGTCATAGTCCCGGCAGAGTCCAGACCCAGGTTGATCGCTGCTTTTGAGATGTTAACGGGCAAGAGGGAAAGCAGGCCGCCCAAAAAGCACGGCAATATGCCTTTGTAGAGGTGATATTTTATGAGCTTTATTCAATCTCTGGAAGAGAATATAATGATAACGGTCCTCGGTATGGGTATTGTATTTGCTGTATTGATAGTATTAAGCATTGTAATACTATTGTTTAAATACATAAAAGGGGATAGTCAGCCAAATAAGCCATCGGAGGAGATGGGCCAAAGCAACCAAGAAGGCCAATATTTAGCTGATGAAGATGTTCCGGTAGAGGATACAAACGGTGAAAAAGACGAAGAGCTTATTGCAGTGATATCGGCTGCTATAGCTGCATATGGCGCCGGGGACTTCAAATTAAGGATAAGATCCATAAAAAAAGTGGGACAGGTTGGGTCAACATGGGCTATGGCCGGTAGAAATGATATTATAAATTCAAGAATATGAGATAGGAGGTATACTTATGAAAAAATTTAATGTCACTGTAAATGGCAACACATATGAGGTTTTAGTGGAAGAGGTCAAGTTGGATGCCGGTGAGGAAACTATAACTGTGCCTAAGGTAGATGTTCCTGTAAATCAGCCTAAGGTTGAAGTATCAGCTCCAAAAGCTACTAAAGAAGAGAAACCAGCAGCAGAAACTAAGAAAGCTGTACCTGCAGGCGGTTTTAAGATCAATGCGCCTATGCCAGGTACTATACTGGACGTTCGCGTTAAAGAGGGACAGGCCGTAAAAAGAGGCGATGTGGTGATGATTTTAGAGGCTATGAAGATGGAAAACGAAATAATAGCGCCACAGGATGGTACCGTGGTATCAGTTCAGGTATCTAAAGGTGCATCTGTCAATACGGGTGATGTGCTTTTAGTCCTGAAATAATGCAGGAGAGGTGAATAGTTCTATGTTACAAGCACTTATCGACCTCTGGAATCAGAGCGGTTTTGCTTCGATTTCATGGGGACATATAGTAATGATCTTGGTGTCGCTAATACTTATTTACCTTGCTGTAGCAAAAAAATATGAGCCACTTTTGCTCTTGCCTATATCATTTGGCATGTTATTGGCTAACCTGCCCCTGGCCGGGCTGATGCAGCCTCCTACATATGAGATAGGTAAAGATGGGCTTCCGGTACTTAAAAGCGTAGGCGGGCTACTCTATTACCTTTATCAAGGGGACTTTTTAGGCATATTTCCACCGCTCATATTCCTCGGCGTTGGTGCTATGACGGATTTTGGCCCCCTTATAGCCAATCCGTTAAGTATACTCATGGGTGCAGCAGCCCAGCTAGGTGTATTCATAACATTTAATGTGGCATCAATCTTTCTTGGTTATACCATGAAAGAAGCAGCAGCTATAGGGATTATAGGCGGAGCTGATGGTCCTACAGCCATTTATCTAACTACAAGGTTGGCGCCACATTTGCTGGGACCTATAGCTGTTGCTGCTTATTCCTATATGGCCCTGGTGCCAATTATACAGCCACCCATTATGAGACTCCTTACTACCAAGGAAGAACGGGAAATCGTGATGGAACAGTTAAGGCCTGTATCCAAGACAGAAAAGATCATATTCCCTATTGTCGTGACCATACTGGTTTCTTTGATATTGCCTCCGGCGGCGCCCCTTATAGGTATGCTTATGATGGGCAATCTGTTTAGAGAGTCAGGGGTTGTAGAGAGGCTATCAAAGACCGCTCAAAATGAGCTCAACAATATAATCGTCATATTCTTAGGTACATCAGTAGGAGCTACGGCCAGCGCTGAAAGATTCTTAAATCCAAAGACACTAGGTATCATAGCTCTTGGTCTTGTGGCTTTTGCGGTATCCACCGCAGGCGGTGTTATACTGGGCAAGATAATGAACTGGATATCAGGAGGCAAAATCAATCCGCTTATAGGCTCTGCCGGTGTTTCAGCTGTTCCTATGGCGGCAAGGGTGTCTCAGGTTGAAGCACAAAAGGCAAGACCTGGCAATTTCGTACTGATGCACGCTATGGGTCCAAATGTTGCGGGCGTAATAGGTACAGCTGTAGCAGCAGGTGTGTTTTTGTCGATATTTGGACATTAATGTTGATAAAGTTCTAGTATGGTAATTATTCTTATAAAATGGTTTCAAAGGTCTCATCCTTAAAAGATGAGGCCTTTGAAGTTTTATGGTTTTAAAGAAGTACAAGGAAGTTATAAAAGTGGCTAAAAAGAAGGAAGAATAAAACAAAAGAGAATTGGGAACTTGTACTTGACATAAACTTTCAAATATAGTTGAATAATCTCAGCATTAAATGTATAATATAATTGCCGGCATCGCAATGAGCCGGACAGGACGATGCGTAAATTGAGGATTTATATCAGTTTAGGGTCGTCCGGTATCCTAAAAAGGAACTGGAACGGAGGTGCTATGTATGATTAAAAGTAACGCCAGGTCACAGGTTAAGACCAGGCAACTGACGACGGCGGGTCTGTTGTCAGCATTATCTGTCGTGTTGAGCATGACGCCACTGGGTTATATACCGCTGGGGATAGCGTCTGCTACGACGATGCACATACCTGCTATTATAGGCGCGGTGTTGGAGGGACCGTACGTAGGTGCTGCTATCGGTTTAATTTTTGGACTTACTAGCTTTTTGAGATCAACCACTCCATTATTTGCCGATCCAAGGGTTGCTATTATTCCAAGACTACTGATAGGGATCATTGCATACTTCGTGTACCGGTGGACCAAGAGTACTCCGCTGGCTGCTGTAGCAGGAACCCTCACAAATACCGTAGGTGTCCTGACGACGGCAGTAATGCTGAAGTATTTAACGCCTCAGGTGGCGTGGGGCATTGCTTTGAAAAATGGCATATTTGAGATAATCGTTGCTGTGTTGCTGACGACAGCCATCGTAAAAGCAGTAAATAGAGCTAGAGCGAATGGTTGAAAGAGATTTAAGCAGGCTTTTTAGCCTGCTCTTATAATTTTTATATACGATATATGGGGAAGGCGTATAGATATGGCAGAAGATATTAATTTATTGCTTAAGATGTTAAAAGAGAACAAAGGGAATTATGTCTCAGGGCAGGAGATCTGTGAGATGATGGGAGTATCCAGGACAGCTGTATGGAAGCACGTCAATGTCTTGAGAGAAATGGGTTATGTCATACAATCCTCTACAAAAAGGGGGTATATGCTGGTCAAAGAGCCTGATATACTTACTTATGATGAAGTCGGACCTTACTTGAAAACAAAGTACATAGGCAGGAATTACATATATCGAAAATCGGTGGACTCTACCAATACGATGGCAAAATCCCTTCCCCAAGATACACCTGAAGGCTCATTGGTCATAGCCGAGGAACAGACGGCGGGGAGGGGCAGAACCGGAAAATCGTGGGAGTCGCCGAGGAATAAAGGTATCTGGATGTCCCTTTATTTGAAGCCTGATATATTGCCGCAGGATGCACCACTTATCACCCATGTGGCGGCCCTCGCGGTAGTAAGAGCTATAAAAAGTGTTACTGGAATTACTCCAGGAATTAAGTGGCCCAACGATGTGATAATAGACGGCAAAAAGGTATGTGGAATATTGACGGAGTTAAACGCAGAAATGGATTGTGTAAATTATGTAGTGGTGGGTATAGGAATAAATGTAAATACGGAAAAATTTCCGGATGAATTAAAAGATGTGGCTACATCACTTTTGATAGAATACAGGAAGATTGGAACACATAAAGCAAGAAATGATACCAAGGGTCTTATCGACAGGAAGCATTTATTGGCTGAAGTGCTTAACCATTTTGAGATGCTGTATGAAAAATTTTTAAGTGGAGAGGTTGCCGATATAATAAGAGAATGCAAAAAATTGTCTGTTACTTTAGGCAAATCTGTCAGAATTATAACTAAAGGTGGAGGATTTGATGCCATAGCAGTCGACATCGACGACAGAGGGGCTCTTATTGTGGAGAGAGAAGACGGCAGCAGGCAAGCGGTGATTGCTGGTGAAGTTTCTGTTAGAGGGGTGTTGGGCTATGTATAATGCCATAACCGATGTAAAAGGAATAAAAGTGGGACATGCTTCAGATTACAATGCTATGACGGGGTGCACTGTGGTGTTGTGCGAAAACGGCGCTGTGGGAGGTGTAGACGTGAGGGGATCGGCCCCGGGTACCCGAGAGACAGATCTTTTGCGCCCTACCAACCTGGTACAGCGGGTTCATGCTGTTTTGCTTGCAGGGGGTAGCGCTTTTGGCCTCAATGCTGCAGCGGGTGTCATGAGGTATCTTGAGGAAAGAAACATAGGCTTTGACACAGGTTATGCGAAAGTCCCTATTGTTCCGGCTGCGGTAATATATGATCTTGGCATAGGAGATCCAAAAGTCAGGCCTGATGAAGCTATGGGTTATAGCGCATGCCTTGACGCTGTAGATGGCGTTATAAAGCAGGGTTCTATAGGAGCTGGTACAGGTGCTACTGTGGGCAAAATTCTGGGTATGGAACGCGCCTGTAAAAGCGGCATAGGAACCGCTTCTATATCAGTAGGAGATATAATGGTCGGTGCTCTTGTGGTGGTAAATGCCCTGGGAGATGTGTACGATGGCGAAAGGATAATAGCCGGTGCTAAAGGAGAGGACGGCTTTATAAACACGACAGAATACCTTATAAATAAGGCCGGGTGGATAAATAAAGCTGACTGGCTGGACAGGTCACAAGTCGAAAGCAATACTACCATAGGAGTTGTGGCGGTAGATGGTGCTCTGACAAAGGAGCAGGCCAATAAGCTTGCAGCCATCTCCCACGATGGGCTGGCTCTGGCTATAAGGCCCGTTCATACCATGAATGATGGCGATACCATGTTTGCGCTGTCTACGGGTATAAAGGGTCAGGTATCTGATGCTTTGTTTTTGTCTATATGCTGCGCAGCCGTGGAGGTTGTCAGGCGCGCTGTAATAAATGCTGTAAAGTATGCGTGATTGGCCTTGCTGTACTCAAAAAATATAAAGGAGGGTTTTTATGCTGCTGGCATTTGATATAGGAAATACTAACATCGTATTTGGGGTATACGATGGGAAAAAGTTATTACAGTCGTGGAGGATTTCCACAGATAGGGGAAAGACCTCTGACGAATTTGGTATACTCATAAAAAGTCTTTTTGCCGATAAAGGGCTTTCTGTAAACGACGTGGATGCAGTGATTATATCGTCGGTGGTGCCTCCTATTATGCACACCTTTGAAGCTGCCATCATAAAATACATACACAAGACTCCTATGATCGTGGGCCCAGGTATTAAGACGGGGCTTAACATAAAGTATTACAATCCCAGAGAAGTGGGAGCTGATAGGATTGTAAACGCGGTAGCTGCATATGAACTTTATGGTGGGCCTGTAATCATCGTGGATTTTGGAACGGCTACGACCTTCTGTGCTGTGACAGAGCGGTGTGAGTATCTGGGTGGAGCCATTGCACCGGGTATTTTAATATCAGCTGAAGCTCTTTTCCAGAGAGCTGCCAAGCTTCCGAGGGTAGAGCTGGTAAAGCCTGATCACGTCATTGGGAAGTCCACTGTTGAGGCTATGCAGGCAGGGCTTGTGTACGGGTATGTAGGCCTTGTAGACAGTATTGTTGAAAGAATGAAAAGGGAATTGGATGGTAGCAAAGAACCCTTTGTCGTGGCTACGGGAGGATTGGCCAGGATGGTAGCAGAAGAGTCGAAAACTATCAACGAAGTGAACAGTCTTCTTACGCTGGAAGGGCTCAGGTTGATATATGAGCGCAATACATGATTTGGGCTAAAAACCGGCAAGCTAAATAAGAGGTGAGAATATGTTTAAATTACTAAAAAATGCAGAGGTATATGCGCCAGAGTACCTGGGAAAAAAAGATATCCTCTTATTTGGCGAAAAGATTGCTAAAATAGGCGATAATATAACTATTCCCGAGGGTTTTTTAGAGTGTGAAACCGTGGATTTTATGGGCAAAATATTAGTTCCGGGTTTCATAGATCAGCATGTGCATATAATAGGTGGTGGCGGTGAGGGAGGCTTTAGCACCAGGACGCCTGAAATCCATCCTGGCCATATTGTTACAGCGGGCATTACTACAGTCGTTGGTCTTTTAGGGACAGATGGGACCACAAGGCATATGTCCAGCCTTCTAGCAAAAGCCAGAGCGCTGGAAGAAGAGGGCATAACGGCATATATATACACCGGTTCGTATCAGGTGCCTGCCAGGTCATTGACGGAAAATCCTAGAAATGATATTATCTTAATAGACAAAGTGCTGGGAATAGGAGAGATAGCTGTATCTGATCACCGCTCGGCACAACCTACGGTGGATGATTTATTAAAGCTAGCGTCAGAGGCCAGGGTAGGAGGTCTTTTATCGGGCAAGGCAGGGGTATTACATATGCACATAGGTGATGGCAAGCGAAAATTGAGCCAGCTCTTTGAGATGCTAGAGGTTTCAGAGATACCTATAACCCAGTATGTGCCGACCCATTTAAATAGGAATAAAGCCCTTTTCAGCGATGGTATAAAGTTTGCACTTATGGGTGGCATTGTCGATATAACCGCAAGCATAAATTTAAAAGGAGAAGACAGAGATGCTATAAATCCCAGCGAAGCCATAAGGTTGATGCTGGAGAGCGGTGTAAACATTGATAATATAACCATGAGTTCTGATGGCAATGGAAGTACACCTATGTTTGATGACAGCGGAAAGCTGGTAGGGATTGGGATTGGAAGCCTTAATACGCTGCATAAGGCATTTCAGGATGCAGTGTTGAGGGAGAAGGTGCCTCTAGAGTTAGCTTTGAGGACCATAACGTCAAATGTAGCGAGGGTTTTGAAGCTTAATAATAAAGGGGTTATAAAGGCTGGCTGTGATGCAGACATAGTGGTATTAAATAAAGGAGATCTGGAGATTGATACAGTAATGGCTAGGGGTCAATGGATGATTAAAGAAAGACAGGTTCTAAAAAGTTTTACTTTCACCCACCAGGCGACATGATATGACACGTCTGCTATGCTATAATAGAAGCGGAATAGATTGGGAGAGGAGGCCTGGACTTTCCAGGGTGTGGTATGGAAGATTGGTATGTCATATATACTAAAAGCGGCAATGAGCTCAATGTAAAATATCTACTGGATACTCAATTGGCTGACGAAAATGTTAGGGTGTTGGTACCGAGGAGAAAGCTGGTAGAAAGAAGAAAAGGCCAGAAGGTCGTGACCTTGAAGACAGTTTTTCCCGGATATGTATTTATATATATTGATATGAATGATGTGAATTACTACAGGATAGTAGAGATACCGGGGGTCATCGGTGTCCTGAAGAATGATTACTATCCCGTTCCTGTTCCTGCTGATGAGATGAAAGTCGTCTTATCTCTTACGGAAAAATCAGAAGTGATTGATTATTCTACAGTTGT
Proteins encoded in this region:
- a CDS encoding sodium ion-translocating decarboxylase subunit beta, with the protein product MLQALIDLWNQSGFASISWGHIVMILVSLILIYLAVAKKYEPLLLLPISFGMLLANLPLAGLMQPPTYEIGKDGLPVLKSVGGLLYYLYQGDFLGIFPPLIFLGVGAMTDFGPLIANPLSILMGAAAQLGVFITFNVASIFLGYTMKEAAAIGIIGGADGPTAIYLTTRLAPHLLGPIAVAAYSYMALVPIIQPPIMRLLTTKEEREIVMEQLRPVSKTEKIIFPIVVTILVSLILPPAAPLIGMLMMGNLFRESGVVERLSKTAQNELNNIIVIFLGTSVGATASAERFLNPKTLGIIALGLVAFAVSTAGGVILGKIMNWISGGKINPLIGSAGVSAVPMAARVSQVEAQKARPGNFVLMHAMGPNVAGVIGTAVAAGVFLSIFGH
- a CDS encoding biotin/lipoyl-containing protein, which gives rise to MKKFNVTVNGNTYEVLVEEVKLDAGEETITVPKVDVPVNQPKVEVSAPKATKEEKPAAETKKAVPAGGFKINAPMPGTILDVRVKEGQAVKRGDVVMILEAMKMENEIIAPQDGTVVSVQVSKGASVNTGDVLLVLK
- the iadA gene encoding beta-aspartyl-peptidase, which translates into the protein MFKLLKNAEVYAPEYLGKKDILLFGEKIAKIGDNITIPEGFLECETVDFMGKILVPGFIDQHVHIIGGGGEGGFSTRTPEIHPGHIVTAGITTVVGLLGTDGTTRHMSSLLAKARALEEEGITAYIYTGSYQVPARSLTENPRNDIILIDKVLGIGEIAVSDHRSAQPTVDDLLKLASEARVGGLLSGKAGVLHMHIGDGKRKLSQLFEMLEVSEIPITQYVPTHLNRNKALFSDGIKFALMGGIVDITASINLKGEDRDAINPSEAIRLMLESGVNIDNITMSSDGNGSTPMFDDSGKLVGIGIGSLNTLHKAFQDAVLREKVPLELALRTITSNVARVLKLNNKGVIKAGCDADIVVLNKGDLEIDTVMARGQWMIKERQVLKSFTFTHQAT
- a CDS encoding biotin--[acetyl-CoA-carboxylase] ligase; this translates as MAEDINLLLKMLKENKGNYVSGQEICEMMGVSRTAVWKHVNVLREMGYVIQSSTKRGYMLVKEPDILTYDEVGPYLKTKYIGRNYIYRKSVDSTNTMAKSLPQDTPEGSLVIAEEQTAGRGRTGKSWESPRNKGIWMSLYLKPDILPQDAPLITHVAALAVVRAIKSVTGITPGIKWPNDVIIDGKKVCGILTELNAEMDCVNYVVVGIGINVNTEKFPDELKDVATSLLIEYRKIGTHKARNDTKGLIDRKHLLAEVLNHFEMLYEKFLSGEVADIIRECKKLSVTLGKSVRIITKGGGFDAIAVDIDDRGALIVEREDGSRQAVIAGEVSVRGVLGYV
- a CDS encoding ECF transporter S component → MIKSNARSQVKTRQLTTAGLLSALSVVLSMTPLGYIPLGIASATTMHIPAIIGAVLEGPYVGAAIGLIFGLTSFLRSTTPLFADPRVAIIPRLLIGIIAYFVYRWTKSTPLAAVAGTLTNTVGVLTTAVMLKYLTPQVAWGIALKNGIFEIIVAVLLTTAIVKAVNRARANG
- a CDS encoding OadG family protein, giving the protein MSFIQSLEENIMITVLGMGIVFAVLIVLSIVILLFKYIKGDSQPNKPSEEMGQSNQEGQYLADEDVPVEDTNGEKDEELIAVISAAIAAYGAGDFKLRIRSIKKVGQVGSTWAMAGRNDIINSRI
- a CDS encoding acyl-CoA carboxylase subunit beta, producing MGIEQKIEELRARREAIEKGGGDQKIEKQHAAGKFTARERLQMLFDEGSFVELDAFVEHRSTDFNMANTKAPGEGVVTGYGTVNGQLVYAYAQDFTVIGGSLGEMHAKKICKVLDLAMKTGAPIVGINDSGGARIQEGVDALSGYGSIFYRNTMASGVIPQITVIMGPCAGGAVYSPALTDFIIMVDKTSQMFITGPQVIKAVTGEDVTAEELGGAITHNTKSGVAHLVGSDEKSAIALVKKLLSYLPPNNLEEAPYYSTDDDLNRIEESLNDILPDNSNKPYDMKEIITKIVDNGDFFEIQPFFAQNIIVGFGRLNGRTVGIVANQPKVFAGSLDINASDKAARFIRVCDAFNIPLLNLVDVPGFLPGTDQEYGGIIRHGAKMLYAYSEASVPKVTMIIRKAYGGAYIAMCSKELGADVVYAWPTAEIAVMGPEGAANIVFRKEIEESEDPVATRQQKIEEYRSEFANPYRAAARGYVDDVIVPAESRPRLIAAFEMLTGKRESRPPKKHGNMPL
- the folK gene encoding 2-amino-4-hydroxy-6-hydroxymethyldihydropteridine diphosphokinase; its protein translation is MPIAYLSIGSNLGDRYGFLKKAIAALQDAGIEIVRCSSVYETIPVGYIEQPNFLNAVLEVQTNYSPHQLLDIIHAVERDLGRQRNIRWGPRTIDIDILLYDEIYVSDEDLVIPHPEMLKRAFVLVPLGEIRPDIVLNKKPVAYYIDLLKEQGIKKLKNLPLL
- a CDS encoding P1 family peptidase, which translates into the protein MYNAITDVKGIKVGHASDYNAMTGCTVVLCENGAVGGVDVRGSAPGTRETDLLRPTNLVQRVHAVLLAGGSAFGLNAAAGVMRYLEERNIGFDTGYAKVPIVPAAVIYDLGIGDPKVRPDEAMGYSACLDAVDGVIKQGSIGAGTGATVGKILGMERACKSGIGTASISVGDIMVGALVVVNALGDVYDGERIIAGAKGEDGFINTTEYLINKAGWINKADWLDRSQVESNTTIGVVAVDGALTKEQANKLAAISHDGLALAIRPVHTMNDGDTMFALSTGIKGQVSDALFLSICCAAVEVVRRAVINAVKYA
- a CDS encoding type III pantothenate kinase produces the protein MLLAFDIGNTNIVFGVYDGKKLLQSWRISTDRGKTSDEFGILIKSLFADKGLSVNDVDAVIISSVVPPIMHTFEAAIIKYIHKTPMIVGPGIKTGLNIKYYNPREVGADRIVNAVAAYELYGGPVIIVDFGTATTFCAVTERCEYLGGAIAPGILISAEALFQRAAKLPRVELVKPDHVIGKSTVEAMQAGLVYGYVGLVDSIVERMKRELDGSKEPFVVATGGLARMVAEESKTINEVNSLLTLEGLRLIYERNT
- the loaP gene encoding antiterminator LoaP; amino-acid sequence: MEDWYVIYTKSGNELNVKYLLDTQLADENVRVLVPRRKLVERRKGQKVVTLKTVFPGYVFIYIDMNDVNYYRIVEIPGVIGVLKNDYYPVPVPADEMKVVLSLTEKSEVIDYSTVVYIGGFVKVIDGPLKGLEGHIIDIDKRKHRARVRISIMGEPRVVQLGVQQLEGAMDDTDKGVESL